The genomic DNA CGGAGCAAGGTAAGTAATGGTTAATTGTTAATGAACAATGATGAATGGAAGATAGCAAGAAACTGCAAACCAAAAGGCTAATGGGAAATAGAACGAATAATCGTAGTTACCCAGAAATTTTACCCCGTTTAGTTCATGACATCTTTTTATGAAAGAGACACAATCCGATTTTGCTATACCCATTCTCAAAAGTAAATTCCGAATTAAAATTTGGATACTCTGCTTTTGAGAATGGGGAATACCCCTTTGTAGAAAAATAGTGGATGAACTTAGATTAAAAAAGTATCATTTGTATATTTTTATATTAAACTAGACAAAGGAAAGAAATATGCTATCATGCATATAGTCTAAGCCCATGAAAAATATTTTCAACGAATCCTTTTTCACAAAAAATCCTATCCCGATGTGGGTATATGATTTAGCTACATTACAATTTTTAGAAGTCAATGAAGCGGCAACTATTGTATACGGTTACAGCAGGGAAGAATTTTTATCTATGACTATCAAAGATATTCGTCCTTCCGAAGATTTACCAGCTCTACTGAAGGTTGCGAATGTGGATAATGAAGGTTATGCTGACACAGGAGTTTGGAGACATCTAAAGAAAAATGGAGAGTTACTGTATGTCAATATCTCAGGTCAAGTTATCGAATTTCAAGGAAGAAAGTCAGAACTTATTTTATCTATCGACCAAACAGAGAGAGTAAATGTTTTTAAGCAATCAAGTTTAAATGAAAGCAAACTCAATAGCATTTTAAATTCGATTAGAGATATTATTTGGTCTAGTGACCCAAATAGCTATGAGATTTTTTTTGTGAACAAAAATGTTTTTGATTTATATGGATATGATGCAGAAGATTTTTATAAAAATCCAAATCTTTGGAATGAATGTATTTTTGAAGAAGATAGGCAGAAGGTAATGGATGCTTTTACTAAAATAAAAGAAATTGGTTTTTTTGAAGAGGAATATCGAATTATAACTAAGGATAAAAAAATTAAATGGGTGAAAGACAAGGCTTGGTTAGTAAGAGACAATCTGAAATCTGAAATAATTCGCATAGATGGAATAAGTCGAGATATTACCGAAGAGAAAAATAATTTAGAACAGATAAGAGAACTTTCCGAAAAAGCAATTAAGCAAAATGCATTTTTAAGAGAGATCGCATACATTAATTCTCATAAACTACGAGGTCCTTTAGTTTCTATCTTAGCTGGATTGGAACTTCTTCAAGAAGGTGCAGATTTAGAAAGTATAATTTTAAAAATTAAAAAATCTGGAGAAGAATTGGATCAAGTAATTAGAAGCTCTCTTGATTTTTTACCTGAATCAGAAGACAATATTTTTATTAATCCAATTCCTACGAATAAAAAAATTCAAACAATTTTTTGTATTGATGATGATACATTACAATTAATGGTAAATAGAAGAATATTTAATTTATTAAATTCAGAGATTCAACTTTTGACATTTGAAGATCCAAAAGATGCGTTTACTTCTATTCATGCGCACTATCCTGAACTAATCTTTTTAGATTTAAATATGCCAGAAATGAACGGCTGGGATTTTTTGGATGCTATGAAAAAAGACCGATTGAATATTGATGTGTATATTTTAACTTCTTCTGTTGATCCGTATGATAAGAAAAAAGCGGAAACCTATGAAAACATTAAAGGCTTTTTGTCAAAACCTCTTTCGCTTCAGGTATTAAAGAATATAATATTCTAATTTATAAATTCCACGAAGTTCCCGGGGGAATTGTTCAAGCAAATATAAAAATTTCCAATCAAAAAAATATTTCATCCAAAAAAAGCTTGCAGTTAAATTGGGTTTTTGTGGCTAATTAAGATTAAACTATAATTTTAATTAGGAAAGAAATTTCCCCCTCTTACTTCATAACACCTTATTATGAAAGAGACGCAATCCGATTTTGCTTTAGGCTTTTAACTTTGTGGGATAGGAGGAGATAGAATTATCGAGAAGTTGAGTGAAGATTACTAGAAAGAGAAATTTTAAATATGTAGTTGCAATTATTTTAGGGTTTAAACCAATTTAACACTAGAAAAGGATCATTTTAAAAGCAATGAAAACCATCATCATCACAGGAGCCAATTCTGGAATCGGGAAAAAAACTTTTCTAAAGTTTATCTTAGATGGACATCATGTAATTCTAGGTTGTCGCAATCAAGAATCAGCACAATTTGTTATATCAGAGGCATCTAAGGAAATTCCTGGTTTGGAAGGAAGAGTTACCTCCATACATCTAGATTTAGAAAGCTTTGCGTCTGTCCGCAATTTTGCTAGAATAATTAGAGAAAAATTTTCCCAAATCGATCTTTTAATACATAATGCAGGTGCATTCAATCATGGAATAAAATCTTTCCAGAAGACTCAAGATGGTTTTGAACTTACTTATCAGGTAAATGTTCTTAGCCCATATTTACTAAACCGGGAACTTTATGAAGTATTAGAAAAATCTCCCAAACCACAGATCATCTATGCATCCACAACGAATATTAAATATTTTTTGATCCCAAAAAGAAAAGTAAATCTGAAAGATATGACTCCACACAATGAGCCTTACAATTCTTACAAAATGTATGGAGATTCAAAGATTTGCCAGCTTGCGATGATGTTTTCGGAATCTGAAAAACATCCAAACATCCAAATGAATTCTGTACTTATTCCTGCTGTAAAAATTGATCCCAAAAGTCGGAAGAAACTTTCTCTTTTTTTTAGAGTGCTTGCTGTATTACAATCTCCCTTTTCGATCCCACAAGAAATTATCGCAGATTGCTACTTTTTTCTTTCAGAATCCAATCTTAACAAAATTCTTATCAACTCGAAAAAAGAGATTGTGAAACCTGTTGATTATGCAAACTCAATAGGAGAGCATTATACAAATTTATTCACCGATAAACACTATCCTAACTATTGCCACAATGAAGATTTGAAAAAGGAATTACTGAATGTATTGGATAGGATTTAAGTATTCGTTTACAATCATGAGTTTCATTTCATGTCCGCAGTCGGGGCATTGAGCTATTTTATATAAATCTGAGCAGGAGTCAGAAGATTGGGATTCTATGCGATTACCTAAAATTAATTCCAAGCCTATCCAGTAATATAGAAAATAGATATTTCAAAAAACTTGACATATATAGGTAATAAATTACCTATTAATTCAAAGAGAGGAATCATGGAATTTTTATTTCCTGATTGTTGAGTTTAAAGTATGAATCAATTCCAAAATCTAATAGAGCAAATTCTAATCGCAAAATCAAATGTTCAACATCGTCCTTTTATCCTTGGGATCAGCGGGATAGATGCCTCCGGAAAAGGTTATATCAGTAAATTGATTCAAAAAGAATTGATTCGACTGGGTCATTCGGTGCATTTGGAAAACTTAGACGGATGGTTGCAATTGCCTGAAATTCGATTTTCTAAAATTGAGCCAGCTTCCGTTTTTTATCAAAATGGATTTAGGTGGAATGAATTAAAAGAAGAGATTCTAGAGCCATACTTAAAGAATCAGCCTTTAAATTTTACAATGAATTATTTGGAGGAAACATGGACTCATTTTGAAAAAAAAGAGATTTCTATTCATCCGGTAGATTTTTTTATTTTAGAAGGAATATTTCTATTTCAAGAATTATTAT from Leptospiraceae bacterium includes the following:
- a CDS encoding PAS domain-containing protein, which encodes MKNIFNESFFTKNPIPMWVYDLATLQFLEVNEAATIVYGYSREEFLSMTIKDIRPSEDLPALLKVANVDNEGYADTGVWRHLKKNGELLYVNISGQVIEFQGRKSELILSIDQTERVNVFKQSSLNESKLNSILNSIRDIIWSSDPNSYEIFFVNKNVFDLYGYDAEDFYKNPNLWNECIFEEDRQKVMDAFTKIKEIGFFEEEYRIITKDKKIKWVKDKAWLVRDNLKSEIIRIDGISRDITEEKNNLEQIRELSEKAIKQNAFLREIAYINSHKLRGPLVSILAGLELLQEGADLESIILKIKKSGEELDQVIRSSLDFLPESEDNIFINPIPTNKKIQTIFCIDDDTLQLMVNRRIFNLLNSEIQLLTFEDPKDAFTSIHAHYPELIFLDLNMPEMNGWDFLDAMKKDRLNIDVYILTSSVDPYDKKKAETYENIKGFLSKPLSLQVLKNIIF
- a CDS encoding SDR family NAD(P)-dependent oxidoreductase, with amino-acid sequence MKTIIITGANSGIGKKTFLKFILDGHHVILGCRNQESAQFVISEASKEIPGLEGRVTSIHLDLESFASVRNFARIIREKFSQIDLLIHNAGAFNHGIKSFQKTQDGFELTYQVNVLSPYLLNRELYEVLEKSPKPQIIYASTTNIKYFLIPKRKVNLKDMTPHNEPYNSYKMYGDSKICQLAMMFSESEKHPNIQMNSVLIPAVKIDPKSRKKLSLFFRVLAVLQSPFSIPQEIIADCYFFLSESNLNKILINSKKEIVKPVDYANSIGEHYTNLFTDKHYPNYCHNEDLKKELLNVLDRI